Proteins from a single region of Penaeus monodon isolate SGIC_2016 chromosome 29, NSTDA_Pmon_1, whole genome shotgun sequence:
- the LOC119591749 gene encoding uncharacterized protein LOC119591749, translating to MFLSLQALSAIVAVVVASPSPDETAYKIPRVGTGRRSQYYVRHRDGTFKYGHDTGEGAFENARSSAIGEQRGAFGYVNPEGQTVNLQYEAGQSGFVPKGTHLPATHPDFDTAHALARNRRPFRDPLADPNADPSYGFTFQGDEHARSELSDASGRVRGSYSYIDENGRTRSYTYTAGSGIGFVIEGDDLPQDPLNPSSTPAATKLSSARLHFPAVVNQQLSRSGPLRIQTYAASPSAATPRQPVEQANVKTSLALDGRQSFDFHTSTHSRGETADANNNVVGSFAFTSEDDGQRRSVQYKAGADTGFVVEGDHLPRGPAVPGAPLGIPSGNIVPVRQTPFVDPLADSNADASYAFNYQEQGQSRTETSDQDGTVRGSYTYTDDEGRVRTLTYTAGKGIGFVVEGDGVPEAETATSGVLSYSSPSVHSVSSVVSPSASSASSVSSPSAIPSSSAAAGSHFSYSSGRDFQLRQYNVNENPDKVGYVLTFNN from the coding sequence ATGTTTCTTTCCTTGCAGGCGTTGTCTGCTATTGTGGCTGTCGTGGTGGCTTCGCCTTCCCCGGACGAGACCGCTTACAAAATCCCCCGAGTGGGAACTGGAAGACGCTCCCAATACTACGTCCGACACAGGGACGGCACCTTTAAGTATGGCCACGACACCGGCGAGGGCGCCTTCGAGAACGCACGTTCGTCTGCAATCGGGGAGCAACGCGGCGCCTTCGGTTATGTGAACCCTGAGGGTCAAACAGTTAACCTGCAGTACGAAGCAGGGCAGTCCGGATTCGTCCCTAAGGGCACCCATCTCCCGGCCACACATCCGGACTTCGACACTGCTCACGCTCTGGCCCGCAACCGCAGACCTTTCCGCGACCCCTTGGCCGACCCCAACGCCGACCCTTCCTACGGCTTTACCTTCCAAGGAGACGAGCACGCGCGCTCGGAACTCAGCGACGCCAGCGGCAGAGTGCGTGGCTCATACTCTTACATCGACGAAAATGGACGAACTCGCTCCTACACCTACACAGCTGGAAGCGGCATTGGCTTCGTCATTGAAGGGGACGACCTGCCACAAGATCCACTCAATCCCAGCTCTACTCCCGCAGCCACTAAGCTCTCCTCTGCACGACTGCACTTTCCCGCAGTGGTCAACCAGCAACTGTCCCGCTCTGGTCCACTCCGCATACAGACTTATGCCGCTTCTCCCAGCGCTGCAACGCCCAGGCAACCCGTGGAACAGGCCAACGTGAAAACGTCTCTCGCTCTGGACGGTCGACAGTCGTTCGACTTCCACACCTCCACTCACTCCCGAGGAGAAACGGCCGACGCTAATAACAACGTGGTTGGAAGCTTTGCCTTCACCTCCGAGGACGACGGACAGAGAAGAAGTGTGCAGTATAAGGCTGGAGCTGACACAGGATTCGTAGTGGAAGGAGACCATCTGCCTCGCGGCCCAGCGGTTCCCGGAGCGCCCCTCGGGATTCCTTCGGGGAACATTGTTCCTGTGAGACAAACTCCCTTCGTCGACCCTCTGGCAGACTCCAACGCTGATGCCTCTTATGCCTTTAATTATCAAGAACAAGGACAATCCCGAACTGAGACCAGCGACCAAGACGGCACTGTACGAGGCTCGTACACGTACACCGACGACGAAGGAAGAGTCAGGACGCTGACCTACACTGCAGGGAAGGGCATCGGCTTCGTGGTGGAAGGCGACGGCGTGCCCGAAGCGGAGACAGCCACTTCAGGCGTACTGTCTTACTCGTCACCGTCTGTTCACTCTGTATCGTCAGTAGTTTCACCGTCTGCTTCGTCAGCGTCGTCGGTTAGTTCACCATCTGCCATTCCCTCGTCCTCAGCAGCAGCTGGCAGTCATTTCAGCTATTCTTCGGGACGAGATTTTCAGCTACGTCAGTACAACGTGAATGAGAATCCGGACAAAGTGGGTTACGTTTTAACTTTCAACAATTAA